From the genome of Vigna angularis cultivar LongXiaoDou No.4 chromosome 11, ASM1680809v1, whole genome shotgun sequence, one region includes:
- the LOC108332762 gene encoding uncharacterized protein LOC108332762 yields MAFYTDNDPVICRAFSLSLKDEALEWYHTLDQNSVDCFATVGTLFRKQYATNRRPEMTPAELVKTKQEKDETLKAFMQRYNETARCVKDVNHTFIINNLPSCLRPGYFPEQLYADPPKSMEELQATIAKFIRIEDLRNSRKRQQLESPNNGTKKDTKRSSNDYKADKPPRKEAKVLEEALHAELLTVRRKATPKNADGSKACRLNLNLGHDTEECNIVKDEIERLIRAGYLQKYIKERTSTRAATPSRKETSRRSPERSPHRDDRRRRRSRSQPRHPERERSVQGRIDTISGGFAGGGASASARKRHLRNLKAVHMVDRHAVDPDHDDPMVITAEIARYDVKKVLIDQGSSVNILYWTTFLKMDLSEDLIAPFNEQIVGFVGERVDTRGYLDLRTRLGTGREARELRVRFLLVEANTSYNALVGRPCLNAFGGIVSTRHLAMKLPTERGTVCTVRADQRTTRQCYVAGLKVTPFMPPRRARGAETAAIDLDPRTNIDDHLHPQGDLKTFQLGADASKTTTIGGSLEPHDEHDLTKILKSNADLFAWVATDMMGIHPGVMTHKLSIFKEACPIAQRNGYSGKKNERPYKQKSTN; encoded by the exons ATGGCATTCTACACAGACAATGATCCAGTCATTTGCCGAGCTTTTTCGTTATCCCTGAAAGATGAGGCATTGGAGTGGTATCACACCCTCGATCAAAATTCAGTGGATTGCTTCGCTACCGTAGGAACTCTTTTTCGAAAACAGTATGCTACCAACAGAAGACCGGAGATGACTCCAGCTGAGCTCGTAAAAACTAAACAGGAGAAAGATGAAACCTTGAAAGCTTTCATGCAGAGATACAATGAGACTGCCAGATGCGTAAAAGACGTGAATCACACGTTTATAATAAACAATCTACCTTCGTGTTTAAGGCCAGGGTATTTCCCTGAACAGTTGTATGCAGATCCTCCAAAGTCTATGGAAGAACTCCAGGCAACGATTGCGAAATTCATACGCATTGAGGACCTCAGAAACTCCAGAAAAAGGCAACAACTAGAAAGTCCTAACAATGGTACCAAGAAAGATACGAAGCGGTCGTCCAATGACTATAAAGCTGACAAACCTCCTCGAAAGGA AGCAAAGGTACTCGAAGAGGCGCTGCACGCAGAACTCCTCACCGTTCGGCGGAAGGCCACTCCAAAGAATGCTGATGGAAGTAAGGCATGTCGTCTTAATCTAAACCTTGGCCATGACACCGAAGAGTGTAACATAGTAAAAGATGAGATAGAAAGACTCATCCGTGCAGGGTATCTCCAAAAATACATAAAGGAGAGAACATCCACCAGAGCAGCAACCCCCAGCAGGAAGGAAACCTCGCGGAGAAGTCCCGAACGATCGCCTCACAGGGACGACCGACGAAGACGACGATCCCGGAGCCAACCCCGACACCCAGAAAGAGAGAGGTCGGTCCAAGGACGAATCGACACCATATCCGGAGGCTTTGCAGGAGGAGGAGCATCAGCCTCCGCTCGGAAAAGACACTTGAGAAATTTAAAAGCGGTGCACATGGTAGATCGACACGCTGTTGACCCTGATCACGATGACCCCATGGTCATCACCGCCGAGATAGCCCGTTACGATGTCAAGAAAGTACTCATCGATCAAGGCAGCTCAGTCAATATCTTGTATTGGACCACATTCCTAAAAATGGATTTATCCGAAGACTTGATAGCCCCTTTCAACGAGCAGATAGTAGGCTTTGTAGGGGAAAGAGTTGACACTCGGGGATACCTCGACCTAAGAACTCGACTCGGAACAGGCAGGGAGGCAAGAGAGCTAAGAGTCAGGTTCTTACTAGTAGAGGCAAATACTTCATATAATGCCTTAGTAGGACGACCCTGCTTGAACGCTTTCGGAGGCATCGTATCCACCCGTCATCTAGCTATGAAGTTACCAACAGAGAGAGGCACCGTGTGTACGGTAAGGGCCGATCAGCGAACGACTCGACAATGTTACGTTGCCGGTTTAAAGGTCACACCTTTCATGCCACCAAGAAGAGCCAGAGGAGCCGAAACAGCTGCGATTGACTTGGATCCCAGAACCAATATAGACGACCATCTCCATCCACAAGGTGACCTCAAAACATTCCAGTTGGGAGCAGACGCATCGAAAACCACGACCATCGGTGGAAGCTTGGAGCCGCACGATGAACATGATTTGACAAAGATACTAAAATCCAATGCCGACCTATTTGCGTGGGTGGCCACAGATATGATGGGGATCCATCCGGGAGTAATGACACATAAGCTGTCAATCTTCAAGGAAGCATGTCCAATTGCTCAAAGAAACGGCTATTCGGGGAAGAAAAATGAGAGGCCATACAAACAAAAGTCAACAAACTGA